Proteins from a genomic interval of Paenibacillus sp. RC334:
- the asd gene encoding archaetidylserine decarboxylase (Phosphatidylserine decarboxylase is synthesized as a single chain precursor. Generation of the pyruvoyl active site from a Ser is coupled to cleavage of a Gly-Ser bond between the larger (beta) and smaller (alpha chains). It is an integral membrane protein.) — MAKQWLRLMTELSSRKWVCRVVGSFAQSGASRLFIPTFIRTYQIQTHEAEQEWKEYRSLNAYFTRKLKAGMRPIDTNAEVMTSPVDARITFTGPITSGTILNVKGQDYTLDELLNRSPRLEKYTHGYAFVLYLSPTDYHRIHAPVSGTLVEKEHLRGKVYPVNDFGLQHMRAVLSRNERQITYIAHEYGEVAVVKVGAMNVSSIKYTDDEAVSWEKGEDLAYFEFGSTVVLLTENGTFDPDPALKLGDVVRMGQRLGCFRHDPKV; from the coding sequence ATGGCAAAACAGTGGCTGCGGCTCATGACTGAGCTATCATCGCGCAAGTGGGTGTGCCGGGTTGTGGGTTCCTTCGCGCAAAGCGGTGCAAGCCGACTTTTTATCCCCACCTTTATACGTACGTACCAGATCCAGACGCATGAGGCTGAACAGGAATGGAAGGAATACCGTTCCCTGAACGCCTATTTTACACGCAAATTAAAAGCGGGCATGCGCCCGATTGATACGAACGCCGAGGTGATGACCAGCCCGGTGGATGCGCGGATTACGTTCACTGGCCCAATTACGTCCGGCACTATTTTGAATGTCAAAGGTCAGGACTATACGCTGGATGAGTTGCTTAACCGTTCGCCGCGTCTTGAGAAATACACGCACGGCTATGCCTTTGTGCTGTATCTCAGCCCGACCGATTATCATCGTATTCATGCGCCGGTATCCGGTACACTGGTGGAGAAGGAGCATTTGCGCGGCAAGGTATATCCGGTGAATGACTTCGGCTTACAGCACATGAGAGCGGTTCTGAGCCGCAATGAACGGCAGATTACGTACATAGCCCATGAATACGGCGAGGTGGCGGTCGTCAAGGTTGGCGCGATGAATGTAAGCAGCATCAAATACACCGATGATGAAGCTGTCTCATGGGAAAAAGGCGAGGATCTCGCATATTTCGAGTTTGGATCAACCGTCGTTTTGCTGACCGAAAACGGCACGTTTGATCCTGACCCTGCGCTGAAGCTGGGAGATGTGGTTAGAATGGGGCAGCGTCTCGGTTGCTTCCGGCACGATCCCAAAGTGTAA
- a CDS encoding AraC family transcriptional regulator, which yields MLDTSASSFILLSAFAKIVCEPGWKWQVRERPMPNYDLFYVWSGEGTVVLNGESYPVSKGSCFLFKPGDDTRATHNPQKPLILTYIHFDLTEQPEIIPASYRMLEETIEVEHMLARYVRLRLERAYGAEEECRLILKQLMIHLLRADRKEPQERSASHQLTEVIRETANYVRQHPGLPHRVEDLAARAGLSPRYFSIKFKELLGVSAQSHIISMRIERAQHLLLHAGMNVTEVAEALGYRDIFFFSRQFKQYTGKSPSEIS from the coding sequence TTGCTGGATACGTCTGCGTCATCGTTCATCCTGTTGTCCGCCTTTGCCAAAATTGTGTGCGAGCCGGGCTGGAAATGGCAGGTGCGTGAAAGGCCGATGCCAAACTATGATTTATTTTATGTATGGAGCGGTGAAGGAACGGTTGTATTGAACGGGGAGTCCTATCCGGTAAGCAAAGGAAGCTGCTTCCTGTTCAAGCCGGGGGATGATACCCGAGCTACACATAACCCGCAAAAGCCGCTAATACTTACCTATATTCATTTTGATCTTACCGAGCAGCCGGAGATCATACCTGCAAGCTATCGTATGCTGGAGGAAACGATCGAGGTGGAGCATATGCTTGCCAGGTACGTCCGTCTGCGCCTGGAACGTGCTTACGGGGCCGAGGAGGAGTGCAGGCTAATCCTGAAGCAGCTCATGATACATCTGCTGCGTGCCGACCGCAAGGAGCCGCAGGAGCGGTCGGCCAGCCACCAGCTCACCGAGGTCATCCGGGAAACGGCCAATTATGTGCGCCAGCATCCCGGGCTTCCTCATCGCGTCGAGGATTTGGCGGCACGGGCAGGGCTGTCACCGCGCTATTTTTCAATCAAATTCAAGGAGTTGCTGGGTGTTTCCGCTCAATCTCATATCATCAGCATGCGAATTGAGCGCGCACAGCATCTGTTACTACATGCCGGAATGAATGTGACTGAGGTGGCAGAGGCTTTGGGATACCGCGATATTTTTTTCTTCAGCCGCCAATTCAAGCAGTACACGGGGAAAAGTCCATCCGAGATCAGCTGA
- a CDS encoding ATP-binding protein: MSRIEEVCNHYHLESGNNEMLADKLLVNIFLVFVPLLVYSTLSDHRHMKHAPLLMGGVLGISSVLCLIFSYSWYGLFWDLRYVPLILSVLYFGPGAGLVNITLMVMARIYVGPDSIGVGLISMLLCYLVPLLVRKRFMQLKGMLPRVWINLLMSVWMNVIMLVILMMHSWANGRLDQDEAELFKGVLWFAIIQFLSIGAASCWMEFSLEREEMRKKIKYAERLNTLGELAASMAHEVRNPLTVVKGFLQMVQSGLEGKNRRYMALALAEVDRAERIISDYLNLSKPQIGKTELMDLSGMVQQIVLLLKPMATKQGVRMQTELRNDIYLHTDRNQLLQALIHITKNAIEAAEDGGEVDIKLAVQEEKACLNIKDTGKGMSPEHLERVGTLFFSTKEVGTGLGTAVSFRMIEAMNGSIRYESEPGAGTEVIILLPLAQ; encoded by the coding sequence TTGTCGAGAATAGAAGAAGTATGTAATCATTATCACTTGGAAAGTGGGAACAACGAGATGCTGGCAGACAAGCTGCTCGTGAATATATTTCTGGTTTTTGTACCCTTGCTGGTGTATAGCACTTTATCGGATCATCGACATATGAAACATGCCCCATTGCTCATGGGAGGGGTGCTGGGTATCTCTTCTGTGCTTTGTCTTATTTTCTCGTATAGCTGGTATGGCTTGTTTTGGGATCTCCGATATGTTCCGCTGATCCTCTCCGTTTTATATTTTGGACCCGGAGCAGGACTGGTGAATATAACACTCATGGTGATGGCTCGCATTTATGTTGGACCTGATTCCATCGGGGTGGGGCTGATTAGCATGCTGCTATGTTATCTCGTACCTCTCTTGGTGAGAAAAAGATTTATGCAGCTCAAAGGTATGCTGCCCCGAGTGTGGATAAACTTGCTCATGAGTGTATGGATGAATGTGATTATGCTGGTTATTCTTATGATGCATTCCTGGGCCAACGGCAGACTGGATCAGGATGAAGCCGAGCTGTTCAAGGGGGTTCTCTGGTTTGCTATAATTCAATTTCTAAGTATCGGAGCCGCCTCTTGCTGGATGGAGTTTAGTCTGGAGCGGGAAGAGATGAGAAAAAAGATCAAATATGCTGAACGTCTCAATACGTTAGGGGAACTGGCCGCCTCCATGGCTCACGAAGTTCGAAATCCGTTGACAGTCGTTAAAGGGTTTCTGCAAATGGTTCAGTCAGGGCTGGAAGGGAAAAACCGCAGATATATGGCGCTGGCGCTGGCGGAGGTGGATCGGGCTGAAAGAATCATTAGCGACTATTTGAATTTATCCAAGCCGCAGATTGGGAAGACAGAGCTGATGGATCTGTCCGGCATGGTTCAACAGATTGTTCTGCTCCTGAAACCGATGGCGACCAAGCAAGGCGTAAGAATGCAGACGGAGCTAAGGAATGATATATATCTACATACGGATCGTAATCAACTGTTGCAGGCGTTAATTCATATCACGAAAAATGCGATTGAGGCTGCGGAAGATGGAGGCGAGGTAGACATAAAGCTGGCAGTTCAGGAAGAGAAGGCATGTCTGAATATCAAGGATACTGGAAAAGGCATGAGCCCGGAACATCTGGAGCGGGTAGGCACTTTGTTTTTTTCGACCAAAGAAGTAGGAACAGGGCTGGGAACAGCAGTCTCCTTTCGCATGATTGAAGCGATGAACGGCAGTATACGGTATGAGAGCGAGCCGGGAGCGGGTACGGAGGTTATCATTTTGCTGCCGCTGGCACAATAA